Proteins from a genomic interval of Gordonia sp. SL306:
- the infB gene encoding translation initiation factor IF-2, translating to MAGKARVHELAKELGVTSKQVLERLKEQGEFVKSASSTVEAPVARRLRESFPQNSGSKDARKSAAKPGGAPKPGANGAAAKPGPARPGPKPGAPAPGPTPAAAAAPAPAPAAPAPTPAPAPTPAPAAPAAQAPAAQAPQADATAAQDSGAAAPARPAPRPGPKPGPRAPRVGNNPYSSAPAPAPRPQAPRPGPGQGGPRPGGGRPGTTGRPGPAGQGGPRPAPGQGGPRPSPGSMPPRPNPGAMPSRAARPDAGRPGRGGPGGGNRGGGGGGYRGGGGGAPGGAPGGAPGGFRGRPGGGGGRGRGGAAGAFGRPGGAPRRGRKSKRQKRQEYDSMQAPAVGGVRLPRGNGETIRLARGASLSDFADKIDANPASLVQALFNLGEMVTATESVNDETLELLGSEMNYTVQVVSPEDEDRELLQSFDLTYGEDEGDDEDLEQRPPVVTVMGHVDHGKTRLLDTIRKANVREGEAGGITQHIGAYQVNTHLNGEDRLVTFIDTPGHEAFTAMRARGAKATDIAILVVAADDGVMPQTVEAVNHAQAADVPIVVAVNKIDKEGADPQKIRGQLTEYGLIPEEYGGESMFVDISAKQGENIDALLEAVLLTADASLDLRANPDMDAQGVAIEAHLDRGRGPVATVLVQRGTLKVGDSIVAGDAYGRVRRMVDEHGDDVAEALPSRPVQVIGFTSVPGAGDNLLVVEEDRTARQIADRRNARKRNALAARSRKRISLEDLDSALKETSQLNLIVKGDNSGTVEALEEALLGIDMGDEVALRVIDRGVGGVTETNVNLATASDAIIIGFNVRAEGKATELANREGVDIRYYSVIYQAIDEIESALKGMLKPVYEEVELGRAEIRAIFKSSKVGNIAGCLVQSGIVRRNAKARLLRDNVVVAENLTIASLKREKDDVTEVRDGYECGLTLTYSDIKVDDVIESYELQEKPRD from the coding sequence GTGGCAGGCAAGGCCCGCGTGCATGAACTGGCCAAAGAACTCGGCGTGACGAGCAAGCAAGTGCTCGAGCGACTGAAGGAACAGGGCGAGTTCGTCAAATCAGCGTCGTCGACCGTCGAGGCCCCGGTGGCCCGTCGACTTCGCGAATCATTCCCCCAGAACTCAGGATCCAAGGACGCCCGGAAGTCGGCGGCCAAGCCCGGCGGCGCACCGAAGCCCGGTGCGAACGGTGCTGCGGCCAAGCCCGGCCCGGCCCGTCCAGGACCCAAGCCGGGTGCACCTGCACCCGGCCCGACGCCCGCTGCGGCCGCCGCTCCGGCGCCGGCCCCGGCGGCACCCGCGCCGACCCCGGCACCTGCACCGACCCCGGCGCCCGCGGCACCCGCCGCGCAGGCTCCGGCAGCGCAGGCTCCCCAGGCCGATGCGACAGCAGCACAGGATTCGGGCGCCGCCGCACCGGCTCGCCCTGCACCGCGACCGGGCCCCAAGCCCGGCCCGCGCGCACCGCGCGTCGGCAACAACCCGTACTCATCGGCACCGGCACCCGCTCCGCGTCCGCAGGCTCCGCGCCCCGGTCCCGGACAGGGTGGCCCTCGCCCCGGCGGCGGTCGTCCGGGCACGACCGGCCGACCTGGACCTGCAGGTCAGGGCGGTCCCCGTCCGGCTCCCGGTCAGGGCGGTCCTCGTCCGAGCCCGGGTAGCATGCCCCCGCGTCCGAACCCGGGTGCGATGCCCAGTCGTGCGGCCCGCCCCGACGCCGGACGCCCAGGTCGTGGTGGACCGGGCGGCGGCAACCGTGGCGGCGGTGGCGGAGGCTACCGCGGCGGCGGTGGCGGTGCCCCCGGCGGCGCACCAGGTGGAGCTCCCGGTGGTTTCCGCGGTCGTCCCGGTGGCGGTGGCGGACGTGGCCGCGGCGGTGCCGCAGGTGCGTTCGGTCGCCCCGGTGGCGCGCCGCGCAGGGGACGCAAGTCGAAGCGTCAGAAGCGCCAGGAATATGACTCGATGCAGGCGCCCGCCGTCGGCGGCGTGCGTTTGCCACGTGGCAATGGCGAGACCATCCGGCTGGCCCGCGGCGCATCATTGTCGGACTTCGCCGACAAGATCGACGCGAACCCGGCATCGTTGGTGCAGGCGCTGTTCAACCTCGGCGAGATGGTCACCGCAACCGAGTCGGTGAACGACGAGACGCTGGAGCTGCTCGGCTCCGAGATGAACTACACCGTCCAGGTCGTCAGCCCGGAGGACGAGGACCGCGAGCTCCTGCAGAGCTTCGACCTCACCTACGGCGAGGACGAGGGCGACGACGAGGATCTCGAACAGCGTCCGCCGGTGGTGACCGTCATGGGTCACGTCGATCACGGTAAGACCCGCCTGCTGGACACGATCCGTAAGGCCAACGTCCGTGAGGGCGAGGCAGGCGGCATCACCCAGCACATCGGTGCGTACCAGGTCAACACCCACCTCAACGGTGAGGACCGTCTGGTCACCTTCATCGACACCCCGGGTCACGAGGCCTTCACGGCCATGCGTGCCCGCGGTGCGAAGGCCACCGACATCGCGATCCTCGTGGTCGCGGCCGACGACGGCGTCATGCCGCAGACGGTCGAGGCGGTCAACCACGCGCAGGCTGCTGACGTGCCGATCGTGGTGGCGGTCAACAAGATCGACAAAGAAGGCGCCGATCCGCAGAAGATCCGCGGGCAGCTCACCGAATACGGGCTGATCCCGGAGGAGTACGGCGGCGAGAGCATGTTCGTCGACATCTCGGCGAAGCAGGGCGAGAACATCGACGCACTGCTCGAAGCCGTGCTGCTGACCGCGGACGCCTCGCTCGATCTGCGTGCGAACCCGGACATGGACGCCCAGGGTGTCGCGATCGAGGCACACCTCGACCGCGGCCGCGGTCCCGTGGCGACCGTGCTGGTCCAGCGCGGAACGCTCAAGGTCGGCGACTCGATTGTCGCCGGCGACGCCTACGGACGCGTCCGACGCATGGTCGACGAGCACGGCGACGACGTCGCCGAGGCTCTGCCGTCGCGACCTGTCCAGGTCATCGGGTTCACCTCGGTGCCCGGCGCGGGTGACAACCTGCTCGTCGTCGAGGAGGACCGGACCGCACGGCAGATCGCCGACCGTCGCAATGCGCGCAAGCGGAATGCGCTGGCCGCACGCAGCCGTAAGCGGATCAGCCTGGAAGATCTGGATTCGGCGCTCAAGGAGACGAGTCAGCTCAACCTGATCGTCAAGGGCGACAACTCCGGTACGGTCGAGGCGCTCGAAGAGGCCCTTCTGGGTATCGACATGGGCGACGAAGTGGCACTCCGGGTCATCGACCGCGGTGTCGGCGGCGTCACCGAGACCAACGTCAACCTGGCGACGGCCTCGGACGCGATCATCATCGGATTCAACGTCCGCGCAGAGGGCAAGGCCACCGAGCTGGCCAACCGCGAGGGCGTCGACATCCGGTACTACTCGGTGATCTACCAGGCGATCGACGAGATCGAGAGCGCGCTCAAGGGCATGCTCAAGCCGGTCTACGAAGAGGTGGAGCTCGGCCGCGCCGAGATCCGCGCGATCTTCAAGTCGTCGAAGGTCGGCAACATCGCCGGCTGTCTGGTCCAGTCGGGCATCGTCCGTCGCAACGCGAAGGCACGGCTGCTGCGCGACAACGTCGTGGTCGCCGAGAACCTCACCATCGCGTCGCTCAAGCGTGAGAAGGACGATGTCACCGAGGTCCGCGACGGGTACGAGTGTGGTCTCACGCTCACCTACAGCGACATCAAGGTCGACGACGTGATCGAGAGTTACGAACTACAGGAGAAGCCGCGCGACTGA
- the rbfA gene encoding 30S ribosome-binding factor RbfA produces MVDTARAARMAKRISSIVASAIGTEIKDPRLAHVTITDARVTNDLHDATLFYTVMGESIDAEPDYEAAAAGLAKATGILRSKVGAGTGVRFTPTLTFVLDTVPDSARHMEELVARARANDEMVARQAQEATPAGDVDPYRAREDDIENGTGKDGSVE; encoded by the coding sequence ATGGTTGATACGGCGAGGGCTGCCCGCATGGCAAAGCGCATCTCGTCGATCGTCGCCTCGGCGATCGGCACCGAGATCAAGGACCCGCGGCTCGCCCACGTGACGATCACCGACGCTCGTGTCACCAACGATCTGCACGATGCGACGCTCTTCTACACCGTGATGGGGGAGTCGATCGACGCCGAACCCGACTACGAGGCAGCAGCGGCCGGACTGGCAAAGGCCACCGGCATCCTGCGCTCCAAGGTCGGCGCAGGCACCGGGGTGCGGTTCACCCCGACCCTCACGTTCGTGCTCGACACGGTTCCCGACTCCGCCCGACACATGGAAGAGCTCGTCGCCCGGGCCCGTGCCAACGACGAGATGGTGGCGCGGCAGGCGCAGGAGGCAACTCCGGCAGGCGATGTCGATCCCTACCGTGCCCGTGAGGACGACATCGAGAATGGCACGGGCAAGGACGGCTCCGTCGAGTGA
- a CDS encoding DHH family phosphoesterase, giving the protein MTASTSAAVARELTDAPAVTILCHVRPDADTIGSGLALGLALDRQGVDVEVAFPDTVALPSTLAGLPGSTLLVAAQEVVGHPVVVSVDAASLGRLDSLAAVFTAAERSMTIDHHASNTGFGDLDLIDAAADCTAVLVLSVLDDLGVEIDDDIATCLYAGLVTDTGSFRWARPESFRIAARLLDAGVDARTWSRNLLDSHPFRWFEMVASVLGGARLVPEACRGEGLVYAIVGHDVLSGMSWEESESVVDIVRTANEAEVAAVFKETGPATWTVSLRSKRRVDLVPIAAAHGGGGHRHASGYSDAGTADEVVAHLLESL; this is encoded by the coding sequence GTGACTGCCTCGACGAGTGCGGCGGTCGCCCGAGAGCTGACCGACGCCCCGGCGGTGACCATCCTCTGTCACGTCCGCCCCGATGCGGACACCATCGGCAGTGGGCTGGCGCTCGGATTGGCGCTCGACCGACAGGGCGTCGACGTGGAGGTCGCCTTCCCGGACACGGTTGCACTGCCGTCGACACTGGCCGGGTTGCCCGGTAGCACCCTGCTGGTCGCGGCGCAGGAGGTGGTCGGACATCCGGTGGTGGTCTCGGTGGACGCGGCCAGTCTGGGCCGCCTGGATTCGCTGGCCGCGGTGTTCACCGCCGCCGAGCGGTCGATGACCATCGATCACCACGCCTCAAACACGGGATTCGGCGATCTCGACCTCATCGACGCCGCCGCGGACTGTACGGCCGTACTGGTGTTGTCGGTGCTCGACGACCTGGGCGTGGAGATCGACGACGACATCGCGACGTGTCTCTACGCGGGTCTCGTGACCGATACCGGCTCGTTCCGCTGGGCACGCCCCGAATCGTTCCGGATCGCCGCCCGCCTGCTCGACGCCGGAGTCGACGCGCGGACCTGGAGCCGCAACCTGCTCGACAGCCATCCGTTCCGGTGGTTCGAGATGGTCGCCTCGGTGCTCGGCGGTGCACGACTGGTACCGGAGGCCTGTCGGGGTGAAGGACTGGTCTACGCGATCGTCGGCCACGACGTCCTTTCCGGCATGAGCTGGGAGGAGTCGGAGAGCGTCGTCGACATCGTCCGGACCGCGAACGAGGCCGAGGTCGCCGCGGTGTTCAAGGAGACCGGCCCGGCGACCTGGACGGTGTCGCTGCGCTCCAAACGCCGCGTCGACCTGGTGCCGATCGCGGCTGCGCACGGTGGTGGCGGGCATCGTCACGCATCCGGTTACAGCGATGCGGGAACCGCCGACGAGGTCGTCGCGCATCTGCTGGAGTCGCTCTGA
- a CDS encoding MATE family efflux transporter: protein MSTAGTASGRRIAVLTVSALAVLIAPPIYLLLDLAVVGRLGGHQLAALGVATLVLSVISTQLTFLSYGTTARSARRFGAGDRAGAVVEGVQASWIAVSVGAILVAIMYPLAPVVLRVLVGGGSPEAEQVVVDATGWLRIAMFGVPLILLSMAGNGWMRGVQETRRPVIYVIAGLAVAAVLVVGLTHGIGPFPRVGLAGSAVANLIGQGITGLLFAVRVLRDARRSAVTSLAPQWSVMRAQLVMARDLVLRSLSFQVCFLSAAAVAARFGVSAVAAHQVVLQLWEFMSLFLDSLAIAAQALVGAALGGGAVGAAVGVARRVTVVSLLAAGLMAGVFALGAGLIPRLFTSDPEILDAIAVPWWFFVAMLPIAGIVFALDGVLLGSGDAGFLRTATLVAALVGFLPLIWMSLAFDWGLAGIWTGLVVFMLLRLAAVLVRVRSGRWHRTGVDA, encoded by the coding sequence GTGAGCACCGCAGGAACCGCGAGCGGGCGTCGGATAGCCGTCCTGACGGTCTCTGCGTTAGCGGTGCTCATCGCGCCACCCATCTACCTGCTGCTCGACCTGGCGGTGGTGGGTCGCCTCGGGGGCCATCAGCTCGCCGCTCTCGGGGTCGCGACACTCGTGCTCTCGGTGATCAGCACGCAGCTCACCTTCCTCTCGTATGGCACCACGGCACGGTCGGCGCGACGCTTCGGTGCCGGTGACCGCGCGGGTGCGGTGGTCGAGGGCGTACAGGCGAGCTGGATCGCGGTCTCGGTCGGCGCGATCCTGGTCGCCATCATGTATCCGCTGGCCCCGGTGGTGCTCCGCGTGCTCGTCGGCGGAGGTTCTCCGGAGGCCGAGCAGGTGGTGGTCGACGCGACGGGATGGCTGCGGATCGCGATGTTCGGAGTTCCGCTGATCCTGTTGTCGATGGCGGGCAACGGGTGGATGCGCGGTGTCCAGGAGACCCGTCGGCCAGTGATCTATGTGATCGCGGGCCTCGCAGTCGCCGCAGTCCTCGTCGTCGGACTCACACACGGCATCGGTCCGTTCCCACGCGTGGGCCTGGCGGGCAGTGCGGTCGCGAATCTGATCGGACAGGGCATCACCGGGCTGCTGTTCGCGGTGCGCGTCCTCCGGGACGCACGTCGCTCGGCGGTGACGAGCCTTGCGCCCCAGTGGTCGGTGATGCGCGCGCAGCTCGTGATGGCGCGCGACCTCGTCCTGCGGAGCCTCTCGTTCCAGGTGTGCTTCCTGTCCGCGGCCGCCGTCGCGGCACGCTTCGGGGTGTCGGCCGTGGCGGCCCATCAGGTGGTGCTGCAACTGTGGGAGTTCATGTCCTTGTTCCTCGACTCCCTGGCGATCGCCGCGCAGGCGCTGGTCGGCGCCGCGCTCGGCGGGGGTGCGGTGGGAGCCGCCGTCGGCGTCGCCCGCCGCGTGACCGTGGTGTCGCTGCTCGCCGCGGGTCTGATGGCGGGTGTGTTCGCACTGGGCGCTGGGTTGATCCCGCGCCTGTTCACCTCCGATCCGGAGATCCTCGATGCGATCGCGGTGCCGTGGTGGTTCTTTGTCGCGATGCTGCCGATCGCAGGCATCGTGTTCGCGCTCGACGGAGTCCTCCTCGGCAGCGGTGACGCCGGCTTCCTGCGTACCGCAACACTTGTCGCTGCCCTGGTCGGATTCTTACCGCTGATCTGGATGTCGCTCGCCTTCGACTGGGGACTTGCGGGGATCTGGACCGGGCTGGTGGTGTTCATGCTGCTGCGACTTGCCGCGGTGCTCGTGCGCGTCCGATCCGGTCGCTGGCACCGCACCGGGGTGGACGCCTGA
- a CDS encoding esterase/lipase family protein, with product MSIRSLVVLVTGVLAMILSVVAAPSANAAPPTTRVLIIPGQYVGAVPFAPMADNLTSRGYPTTVLDLPGFDMKTDAKKIGAAVDRIHREHPTDRIALVGHSIGGVSARYYLKEMGGHAKVATYVAAGSPQYGSPGACGQQAAPEVCPGTPFMTSLNKGDDTPGKTEYYGVRSAREWVDGHLDGGQCRVTPIPANESLPRLGLEHTFEPFDPKIWDVTVAAINGQCRGRFVTEPDGVLTYQKSALPGAPGHR from the coding sequence ATGTCGATCCGCTCTCTCGTCGTCCTCGTCACCGGCGTCCTCGCCATGATTCTCTCCGTCGTCGCCGCGCCCTCGGCGAACGCCGCGCCCCCGACGACGCGAGTGCTGATCATCCCAGGCCAATACGTCGGCGCGGTGCCCTTCGCGCCGATGGCCGACAATCTGACCTCCCGGGGTTATCCGACCACGGTGCTCGACCTGCCCGGATTCGACATGAAGACCGATGCGAAGAAGATCGGCGCCGCGGTCGACCGGATCCATCGCGAGCATCCGACAGATCGAATCGCGCTGGTGGGCCACAGCATCGGCGGCGTGAGTGCGCGCTACTACCTGAAGGAGATGGGCGGGCACGCCAAGGTTGCGACCTACGTGGCGGCCGGCTCGCCCCAATACGGCTCGCCCGGGGCCTGTGGTCAGCAGGCGGCGCCCGAGGTCTGCCCGGGTACCCCGTTCATGACATCGCTGAACAAGGGTGACGACACCCCGGGGAAGACCGAGTACTACGGGGTGCGCAGCGCGCGCGAGTGGGTCGACGGTCACCTCGACGGCGGGCAATGCCGGGTCACCCCGATCCCGGCGAACGAGTCGTTGCCGAGGCTCGGTCTCGAGCACACCTTCGAGCCCTTCGACCCGAAGATCTGGGACGTCACGGTCGCCGCGATCAACGGGCAGTGCCGCGGGCGGTTCGTCACCGAGCCGGACGGCGTCCTGACCTACCAGAAGTCGGCACTGCCCGGGGCGCCGGGCCACCGCTGA
- a CDS encoding metallophosphoesterase family protein produces the protein MATLWAISDLHVAHRGNEHIVDQLRPQSSDDWLIVAGDVAERTDDIIDTLRRLRTRFHTVVWVPGNHELYTTAKDPLQIFGVARYDYLVQACRDIGVVTPEDIYPLFDPGNGAQPVRVVPMFLLYDYTFRPEGTTTTLTALALARERNVVATDEFLLSPEPYPTRDAWGRARVEATRSRLEAIDPSEPTVLINHWPLRREPTDALMYPEFALWCGSELTADWHTRYHAACCVYGHLHIPRTTWYDGVRFEEVSVGYPREWKRRGLPEPLLRAIIPDPGLTEADLPGHGARFELPPDYEERAQEFARRIQERRERRAARSGGRTDREEPR, from the coding sequence ATGGCGACGTTGTGGGCAATCAGTGATCTCCATGTCGCACATCGGGGCAACGAGCACATCGTCGACCAGCTGCGGCCGCAGAGCAGCGACGACTGGCTGATCGTCGCGGGCGACGTGGCCGAGCGCACCGACGACATCATCGACACGCTGCGGCGGCTGCGTACCCGGTTCCACACGGTGGTGTGGGTGCCGGGCAACCACGAGCTCTACACGACCGCCAAGGATCCGCTGCAGATCTTCGGTGTGGCGCGCTATGACTACCTGGTCCAGGCGTGCCGCGACATCGGCGTGGTCACCCCCGAGGACATCTATCCGCTGTTCGACCCGGGCAACGGCGCACAGCCGGTGCGGGTGGTGCCGATGTTCCTGCTCTACGACTACACATTCCGTCCCGAGGGCACGACGACGACTCTCACCGCGCTCGCGCTGGCCCGCGAACGCAACGTGGTCGCCACCGACGAATTCCTGCTGTCGCCCGAGCCCTATCCGACCCGGGATGCCTGGGGGCGGGCACGCGTGGAGGCGACCCGGAGCAGGCTCGAGGCCATCGATCCGTCCGAGCCGACGGTGTTGATCAATCACTGGCCGTTGCGGCGTGAACCCACCGATGCGCTGATGTACCCGGAGTTCGCGTTGTGGTGCGGCAGCGAGCTGACCGCGGACTGGCACACCCGCTACCACGCCGCCTGCTGCGTGTACGGCCACCTCCACATCCCACGGACCACCTGGTACGACGGCGTGCGCTTCGAGGAGGTGTCGGTCGGATACCCGCGGGAGTGGAAGCGTCGTGGGCTACCGGAGCCGTTGCTGCGGGCCATCATCCCCGACCCGGGACTCACCGAGGCCGACCTGCCCGGACATGGCGCCCGGTTCGAGCTGCCGCCGGACTACGAGGAGCGCGCGCAGGAGTTCGCCCGGCGAATCCAGGAACGCAGGGAACGACGGGCGGCGCGCTCGGGCGGCCGGACCGATCGCGAGGAGCCACGTTGA
- a CDS encoding 4'-phosphopantetheinyl transferase family protein, which produces MIEQLVPSGVASAEAFEDPPGIEPMPAERTLIERAVEKRRREFTTARHCARQAMSELGIGPTPIMRGERGMPLWPERVVGSLTHCDGYRAAVVAYSLQVRSLGIDAEPHEQLPDGVLEHTSIADERDVLAGRPSGLHWDRLLFCAKEATYKAWFPITQRWLGFEDAHITFEQTAPQAGTFTSRILIDGTAVDGGAPLRELSGRWLVDRGLITTSIALV; this is translated from the coding sequence TTGATCGAACAGCTGGTGCCCAGCGGTGTGGCGTCGGCAGAGGCCTTCGAGGACCCGCCCGGAATCGAACCGATGCCGGCCGAGCGCACGCTCATCGAACGAGCTGTCGAGAAGCGTCGCCGCGAGTTCACCACCGCACGACACTGCGCCCGACAGGCAATGTCCGAACTGGGGATCGGGCCGACGCCGATCATGCGGGGCGAGCGCGGGATGCCGCTGTGGCCAGAACGCGTGGTCGGAAGTCTCACGCACTGCGACGGCTACCGGGCCGCGGTGGTCGCCTACTCGTTGCAGGTACGGTCGCTCGGCATCGACGCCGAGCCGCACGAACAGCTTCCCGACGGCGTGCTCGAGCACACCAGCATCGCCGACGAGCGTGATGTCCTCGCCGGCCGTCCGTCCGGCTTGCACTGGGATCGACTCCTGTTCTGCGCCAAGGAAGCAACCTACAAGGCGTGGTTCCCGATCACGCAGCGCTGGCTCGGGTTCGAGGACGCCCACATCACGTTCGAGCAGACAGCCCCACAGGCGGGGACCTTCACCTCGCGAATCCTCATCGACGGCACGGCCGTCGACGGCGGCGCCCCCTTGCGAGAACTGTCCGGCCGCTGGCTCGTCGACCGCGGACTGATCACCACGTCGATCGCACTCGTCTGA
- the truB gene encoding tRNA pseudouridine(55) synthase TruB, translating into MADASIENAGLVIVDKDAGMTSHDVVSRCRKLFNTRRVGHAGTLDPMATGVLVIGVERATKLLGLLSLTTKAYTATIRLGAGTDTDDREGEIISRADATHVTDTQIAAGVAELTGDIEQVPAKVSAIKVDGRRAHSLVRTGAEFDLAARPVTVSRFGVLETRRTDDGFVDLDVEVDCSAGTYIRSLARDLGGALGVGGHLTALRRTAVGPFTLEHARTLATLTEGPRLSLTIDEAAKLSFPHRDISDDEAESISQGRWLDPVGRKEIYVVIDPSGQAIALVQEKGRRASSVMVVRPATLR; encoded by the coding sequence ATGGCCGACGCATCCATCGAGAACGCCGGGCTGGTCATCGTCGACAAGGACGCGGGCATGACGAGCCACGATGTCGTGTCCCGATGCCGGAAGCTGTTCAACACCAGGCGGGTCGGACATGCGGGCACGCTCGACCCGATGGCGACCGGAGTCCTGGTGATCGGAGTCGAACGCGCCACCAAACTGCTCGGGCTCCTGTCCCTGACCACCAAGGCGTACACCGCGACGATCCGCCTGGGTGCCGGCACCGATACCGACGACCGTGAGGGCGAGATCATCTCCCGCGCGGATGCCACGCACGTGACCGATACCCAGATCGCGGCCGGGGTGGCCGAGTTGACCGGCGACATCGAGCAGGTCCCGGCCAAGGTCAGCGCGATCAAGGTCGACGGTCGGCGGGCGCACAGCCTGGTCCGGACCGGCGCCGAGTTCGACCTCGCCGCCCGGCCGGTGACCGTGTCACGCTTCGGGGTGCTCGAGACCCGGCGTACCGACGACGGTTTCGTCGATCTCGACGTCGAGGTCGATTGTTCGGCCGGTACCTACATCCGTTCGCTGGCCCGCGATCTGGGCGGTGCGCTCGGTGTCGGGGGACACCTGACGGCGTTGCGGCGCACCGCGGTCGGGCCGTTCACGCTCGAACACGCGCGAACGCTCGCCACCCTCACCGAGGGGCCACGGTTGTCGCTGACCATCGACGAGGCGGCGAAACTGTCGTTCCCGCATCGCGACATCAGCGACGACGAAGCGGAGTCGATCAGCCAGGGTCGGTGGCTGGACCCGGTCGGGCGCAAGGAGATCTACGTGGTCATCGACCCGTCCGGCCAGGCCATCGCACTCGTGCAGGAGAAGGGCAGGCGCGCCAGTTCGGTGATGGTCGTCCGGCCCGCAACGCTGCGCTGA
- a CDS encoding metal-dependent transcriptional regulator codes for MPQSPTARSGRPPSGESDGGAALPTPERPVTELSTVTQDYLKVIWTIQEWAEVKVTTKMLAERLGVSASTASEAIRKLADQGLVSHERYGAVTLTEEGQTAAILMVRRHRLLETFLVRELGYGWDEVHDEAEVLEHAVSDRLMSRLDAKLGHPNRDPHGDPIPAIDGSVPSPDVKLLSELDVDESGTVARISDTDPDMLRYFDEVGVALDCEVTVIEKRPFAGTISISVDGNDHIDLGDVAAQAIFLVPQS; via the coding sequence ATGCCCCAGTCCCCCACGGCCCGATCCGGCAGACCGCCGTCCGGCGAGTCCGACGGCGGCGCCGCACTCCCCACTCCGGAGCGACCGGTCACGGAGCTGTCCACGGTCACCCAGGACTATCTGAAGGTCATCTGGACCATCCAGGAGTGGGCAGAGGTCAAGGTGACCACCAAGATGCTGGCCGAACGCCTGGGCGTCTCGGCATCGACGGCGTCAGAAGCGATCCGCAAACTCGCCGACCAGGGTCTGGTCTCGCACGAGCGCTACGGCGCAGTGACGCTCACCGAGGAGGGGCAGACCGCGGCGATCCTGATGGTGCGCCGACACCGGTTGCTGGAGACGTTCCTGGTACGCGAGCTCGGCTACGGCTGGGACGAGGTCCACGACGAGGCCGAGGTCCTCGAACACGCGGTCTCCGATCGTCTGATGTCGCGGCTGGATGCGAAACTCGGTCACCCGAACCGAGATCCGCACGGCGATCCGATCCCGGCCATCGACGGATCGGTGCCCAGCCCGGACGTGAAACTCCTGTCCGAACTCGACGTCGACGAATCCGGGACGGTGGCAAGGATTTCCGACACCGATCCGGACATGCTCCGCTATTTCGACGAGGTCGGGGTGGCGTTGGACTGTGAGGTGACGGTGATCGAGAAGCGTCCGTTCGCGGGCACCATCTCGATCTCGGTGGACGGCAACGACCACATCGACCTCGGCGATGTCGCCGCCCAGGCCATCTTCCTGGTGCCGCAGTCGTGA
- a CDS encoding bifunctional riboflavin kinase/FAD synthetase yields the protein MLRWRGLEDIPADWGRCVVTIGVFDGVHRGHAQLIHAATAAAAERGVPAVLMTFDPHPAEVVRPGSHPPQLTTLTRRAELAEQLGIDVFCVMPFTPELASRSPKDFAHDILVETLHAADVVVGDNFTFGKKAAGDVEKLTELGQKFGFEVQGISLFGEHAVTFSSTYIRSCVASGDVELAAEALGRPHRVEGVVVRGDGRGRELGFPTANVAPPMYAAIPADGVYAAWFTVLGVGPVVGQVVPGERYQAAVSVGTNPTFSGRTRTVEAFVLDTSADLYGQHVAVDFVGRLRGMVNYPDVDELITAIAGDVDETRKLLAQSER from the coding sequence GTGTTGCGTTGGCGAGGTCTCGAGGACATCCCCGCGGACTGGGGTAGGTGTGTGGTCACCATCGGTGTGTTCGACGGCGTCCACCGTGGGCACGCCCAGCTGATCCATGCCGCGACCGCCGCCGCCGCCGAGCGCGGCGTACCCGCCGTGCTGATGACCTTCGATCCCCATCCGGCCGAGGTGGTCCGTCCGGGATCGCATCCGCCACAGCTCACCACGCTCACGCGCCGGGCGGAACTCGCCGAACAACTGGGCATCGACGTGTTCTGCGTGATGCCGTTCACGCCCGAACTCGCGTCACGATCACCCAAGGACTTCGCCCACGACATCCTCGTCGAGACCCTGCATGCCGCCGATGTGGTGGTCGGCGACAACTTCACCTTCGGCAAGAAGGCGGCGGGCGACGTCGAGAAGCTGACCGAACTCGGACAGAAGTTCGGGTTCGAGGTGCAGGGCATCTCGTTGTTCGGTGAACACGCGGTGACCTTCTCGTCGACCTATATCCGTTCATGTGTGGCCTCGGGTGACGTGGAACTCGCGGCCGAAGCGCTCGGGCGGCCGCACCGGGTGGAGGGTGTGGTGGTCCGCGGCGACGGCCGTGGCCGCGAACTCGGGTTCCCGACCGCCAATGTGGCACCGCCGATGTACGCCGCCATCCCCGCCGATGGCGTGTACGCCGCCTGGTTCACGGTGCTCGGCGTCGGACCGGTGGTGGGGCAGGTGGTGCCGGGTGAGCGCTATCAGGCTGCGGTCTCGGTGGGCACCAACCCGACCTTCTCGGGACGCACCCGCACGGTCGAGGCCTTTGTCCTGGACACGAGCGCCGACCTCTACGGCCAGCACGTCGCCGTGGACTTCGTCGGCCGGCTTCGGGGCATGGTGAACTATCCCGACGTCGACGAGTTGATCACCGCGATCGCCGGCGACGTCGACGAGACGCGGAAGCTGCTCGCCCAGTCCGAACGGTGA